A segment of the Acidimicrobiia bacterium genome:
GTAGCCGTCACGCAGCCGCCTCGGCCACCATCTTTGCCACGTCGAACTCAATGCCGGTGTCCGCTTTGGAAACTTCCCACAACTTGGCGAGATCGGCCGGTTTCCGGAGCTTCTCGCCGACTCTTCCGACGACCGGCACCCCCCTCATTAAGTACTTGGGCCGATACAGCGTGCCACCGGGAGCTGTTGGATCAGTCCCGCCACGGAGCTGTGGAAGGGACCCTCTTGCCGCTGATTGAGCCAACAGCGGAGTCGTCTTCTCAAAAAAGCGGCTTCGCCCTGCCCCACCGGTATTCGTCGAGCTCGTGGATTGAAGGTCGGTGTCCGAGAACCCGGGATCGGCTGCATAGACCTTCAGGTTTGCGCCAGCAGCGGCGAGTCGCTTGTTCAATTCGAGCGTGAACTGCAGGTTGGCGAGCTTCGAGTATCCGTAGGCGCGCCATGAGTCGTAGACCCCCTCATGGTGAGGGTTGGAAAGATCATATTCACCTGCTCCAAAGCGGGCGGTTGAGGTCGTATTGACGATGCGGCCCTCAGGGGCTGCCAAAAGGGCGGGAAGCAGACGGGCCGTTAACGCGAAGTGGCCAAGGTGGTTTGTTCCGAACTGCATCTCGAAGCCGTCTTCGGTCTTCCACTCGGGAGTGGCCATGACACCGGCGTTGTTGAAGAGCAAATCGATGACCGGATACGCGGCAATGACGCCCGTGGCGAATTCCTCAATCGAAGCGAGCGAAGAGAGATCAAGTTTGCGAACCTCAAGCGAAGCGTTGGGAATCCCAGCCTTCACATCGGCTTCGGCTGACGCAGCCTTATCCAGGTTCCGAGCTGCGATCACTACATGTGCGCCCTTTCGGGCCAGTTCACGGACGGTCTCAAGTCCCAGTCCACCGTTGCCACCCGTTACGACCGCTACCTTGCCGGTCTGATCAGGGATGTTGGTTGCGGTCCAGGACATGAATACACCTCGTAGATAATGAAGGTTCGTTCATTATGAATGAACATTCATTCGTAATCAACTTCTGCCGGACGTTGGGATCCAACGTCCAAGGGGTAGGGTGTCGAGGTGCTTGAACTCAGGGATCTCACCAAACGCTACAACACGGTCCAGGCGCTCGCCGGTTGCACATTCACAGTCCAGCCCGGGAGGATGCTCGGCTTTGTTGGCCCGAACGGAGCCGGCAAAACGACAACGATGAGATGCGTGTTCGGCCTCGTCAAACCCGACTCGGGCTCGGTGTCGTGGAAGTCACAACCCATCGGAATGGCCGACCTGCTCACGTTCGGATATATGCCCGAACAACGCGGACTCTATCCCAAGATGCGCATTGCCGACCAGGTCTCCTACTTCGGTGAACTCCATGGGCAAAGTCGATCTGAAGCGCGGGCCGCCACCATCAGTTGGCTGGAACGGCTTGGACTCGGCGAACGACTATCTGACCGTCTCGAACAGTTGTCCCACGGTAACCAGCAGCGGGTGCAACTGGCGACTGCCCTCGTCCACAACCCCAGTCTCCTGGTACTCGACGAGCCATTTGCGGGCCTTGACCCTCTCGCCGCCGACGTCATGTCCGACGTCCTGCGAGAACGGGCCGCCGCCGGCGTTGCGGTCGTGTTCTCAAGCCATCAGCTCGACCTGGTCGAGGACTTGTGCGAAGACGTCGCGGTCATCAATGCCGGCAAGATCGTGCTGACCGGCGAACTCTCCGAGCTCAAGCGGGCCTCCGGGGTTCGGCGACTCGAGGTCTTTGCTCCAGGAGCCGACGATGCCTGGACTGATTCGCTCCCAGGCGTAATCTCAGTCGAGCGCAACCACCAGGGGGTGGTTGTCCTCGTCGAAGCTGGGATCGACCCCGCCACAGTATTCGCCGCCATCGACGCCCCCGTCGAAAGCTTCAGCTTTTCGCCGCCGTCGCTTACCGACCTATACCGGGAGGCCGTGCAATGAGCTCCTGGAAATCCATATCGCTCGTGTGGCGGCGCGAGGTGACCGAGCGGGCGCGATCCAAGGTCTTCATGGTCGGGACCGCCGCCACGCTCTTGATCGTCACCGCCATCTTTGTGATCCCGCCACTCATCAATCCCGGACCTGACAAAGTTGCCATCGGCCACGTCGGCGACGGCTCGGAACCCATCATCGCCACCGTTCAACTCCTGGCGGCGACCGACGACTCCGTCGAGTTGGCCATCACCGCTTTCGACGACCTGGCAGCTGCCGAGGCAGCCATCGAAGACGCAACAATCGAAGCCTTGCTGGTAGACGGCGAGGAACTGGTGACCCTCGGCCAGGGCAGCTTCTCATCAAACGACGGTTCGCGCCTGCTCCAGGAGGCGGCCGCCGCCAATGCGGTCGAACAACTCGTGGTCGACACCGGCATGACACCAAAACAGGTTGTCGACCTGCTGACCGGCACCACCCTCGAGGCTCGCACCCTATCGGGAGTCGATGTTGAAGACCCCACCCGCGAGATCGTCGCGTATGCGGGTCTCATGCTCATGTACATGGCCATTCTCATGTATGGCACGTGGACGCTGGCCGGGGTCACGGAGGAAAAGACCAACCGGGTCGTCGAGATCCTCGTCTCGACCATGGAGCCCTGGCAACTCCTCACCGGAAAGGTCACCGGAATCGGGACACTGGCGATTTTCCAGTTCGGGCTGACCATCATTTACGGGCTCGTTCTGTCGCGGGTCACCGGGAGTGTCGACCTTGGCGAGATCCCTCTCGACTCAGCCGGGATGGTGGTCCTGTGGTTCGTGCTCGGATTCGCTATCTACTCGGTGATGTTCGCCGGCGTCGGGGCTCTGGTCAGTCGCGCCGAAGATGCCTCTTCGGCCTCAACGCCAGTGACGATCGCCGCGGTCGGCTCGTTCATGATCTCCATCGTCACGCTGAACGACCCGTCCGGCCTCACCGCCAAAATCGCTACCTTCATACCGTTCACCGCCCCATACGTGGTTCCGGTTCGCTATGCCCTCGACGCCATCGCCTGGTGGGAAATGGTTGTGGCTGCCCTACTCACGATCGTCACTGCGTACTTGATGATCCGGGTGGCAGGGCGGATCTACCGGGGAGCGCTCCTCTCATACGGTGCCCGACTCAAACTTCGTCAAGCCTGGTCGGGCGCCAACCACCAATAGATTTTCAAACCGAAACCGGGGCTACCGGCCAGACGACCTTGGTTTCCCATTTGGCAGGATCGGGTTCCTCGGCCGGATCCGTGAGGTAGAACTCCCACATCTCGTCTGACGGAACCAGGCTGTGGTTGCTCATCCAGTCCATCATCTCGTGGTAGGTCTGCTCGAGCGTGTCATATGGGCCAACATGCACGGCCTCGACCGCCTCGATTGCGGGTAGTTCGCCCGCCACCACATCGGCGTGGCCCTCGGCTGGTTTGGCAATCGGGACCCCGGCCTCCACATCAACCTTGTCCGTTGGCATACCGCGATAGCGCCCAAAAGGCAGCCCGGTCACTTTGATGTGCTCCCGACCGATCTCTTCAAAGAGTCGACCATAGGATTCCCCGAAAAACGACTGCATCTGATCCATCGGAACTACCGAGCGAATACCGATCGTCGGCGTTTCTTCCTGTGGAACTAGTGCACACTGAACCATGTCACCTCCATGTGACTATCTCCGCTCATTATCCAGTACGGGCAGTCACGGGGTTGAGGGTCCAAAGTCACCAGGGCCGGTTAAGTCACCGGCCCAGAACCTGCGCATCGATAGCGGACTCACTCACTCGGAGCGATCAATCCGCTGATCACCGGTGGGTGAGTACTTCAAAGGTCTCGTTGGACCACTCAACTAGGTAATCTCCATCGATCGCGAGGCGATCTTCTTCATCGACTTCATCGCTCCGGACGACCAGCACGTCGAACTCCGAGTCCGGGTTGAGCGGGTCGGCCTCGTCGATCTGGACGGCTCGGCGATCCGTGTAAAGGGTCATTGACCGTGCTTTGAAAAACCCTATCACTGCCACGTCGGCTGTCTCGGTCCGGACGGCGGCAAACATCTCCACCGCGTCGGAGCGGTTCGGACCTTCTTTGATCACACCGTTGAACTGATTCGCCCGCTCCCCTTCATGAACGGCCTTCACCCCGTTGAGATATACGACCGGGGCAAAAACCAGGATGACGAGCAAGGTCGCCAATCGCGAGGGTGAACCGTGATCGCGGGTGGGGATCATCAAAGCCCCCAAGATGAGCAAGGGAACCGCCGTGGAAAAATACCGTCCAGAGGGGACAAAGAAGCTGCCCCCGATCACCATGACGGCCAGCAGATATCCCGCGATCGGAGCGTGCTTCCTCCAGTCCGAACGTAGGGCCATGGCCCATCCGACGAACCCGAGTGAGACGACGAGCCATCCGATTACGGAGTTGTCGAACCCCACGATCTCGCCGATCCGCTGAGCGATCACATTGGCGTATCGAAAGAGATTCCAAACGGTGTTCGCGGGATAATTCGGAACCAGAGTGCTTGGAAGGACAAGTTGGAGCAGCAGGACAGCCGATCCGAACGCCGCATAGGGTGTCAGGGCGACCCAGCGACGGTCCCGATCGGCGAAAGCCCGATCAGCGATCAGCGCTAGGCCGATCACCCCCACCAACGCCAGCCCTTCTCGCCTGGTTGAGAACGCGGCCGCTGCTAATACTCCGGCGAGCGCTCCTCTCGTCCACGAGGTCGACCATCTACCCCGGTTCCGGTCGATGACTATCAGCGTCGCGAACACGAAGACCATGAATGGGAGTTCGGTGTGCAGCAGCTCGGTCCAGTCGATGTATATGGGACTCGTGCCAATAGCCAACAGCCCGAACAGCGCCGTCAACCGGCTGACACGCTCAAGAGCGAACCAGTACCAGGTCGCCATCGCAAGGACATAGAGCGCCAGACTCACGAAGAACAGTTGATCAATGTTCAAACCGACGATTCGTATGGGTATCGCCAGGATCAGCGGCCAACCCCACGGGCCGATCGGCGGCGAGAAATCCGACTTATACGAATGATCAAGCATGTACTGGTTGTCGGCGATCACATCGCGGACCGACAGATCGCCCAGAAGGCTGGCTCCCTGGCGCAGATAAAGGGCGAAGTCGTCCCCCCAATAGTGGCCTGGACGATGAGTCCGCCAAGCCAGCCAGGCAAGGCCGAGCAACACCACGCCTGCACCGGCGCGTCGCGACCAAATCTTCAGCGCATTCACCCGAGTACTTTATGGCGTACTTGCAGAAGTCGCTGCCATTCGGGCGGGTCGGTAGGCGCCGGCCAGTCGGATCCAGCGCTGCGGGCTCCCGCACGACCCAACACATTCTGGAACGCTGCCGGCCACCCGCTTGTTTGGCATCGGGCGGGAAGGCACGGAGTATGCGGAACTGTTCCGCAAATTCATCCAACAGACAGTTCCCCGAGACTTGCCCGACGACATACACCTTCTCTTGACGAAACTGAACGAATCCAAGCATGCGGACGCCGAAACGCGAACCCGCGAGCTGGAAGCGATCGGATTCCGCCTGCTCATGGGGGGCTCGTTACCCTGAATAACCCCGACGAATCGGCATACATCTCCTACATCGCGGTTGTGCCAGACCATCGCGGTAACGGTTACGCGAACGACCTGGTCCGTCATGGAACGAAACTCGCCCTCGAGGCCGGATGGGGCCTGCCGATCCGAGCTCAGACAGACCTCATCAACGTGCCAATGCGCACTGCGTTCACCAGCCATGGCTACTAGGAAGAGCCACGATCGCGCACTTGGGGTCATCTCCTGAATTTCTAACCCGATTAGATACATCGACGCGATTCGCGCTGGTAATCCGGACCCACACATGCGAACATATGTTCGATGTCGCGTATAGGTGGCGCCACCCGAACCGAAGCCACGATCCTCCACGCAGACCTTGACGCGTTCTACGCCTCGGTAGAACAGCGCGACAATCCGTCACTTCGCGGCAAACCGGTTCTCGTAGGGGGCGGAGTGATTCTGGCGGCGAGCTACGAAGCCAAGAAGTTCGGCGTCAAGACCGCGATGACCGAGAGGAAGGCCAAGGAACTCTGTCCCCAGGCCATCGTCGTACGTCCTCGCTTCGATGCGTACACCGAAGCGAGTCGGGCCGTTTTTGACGTGTTCGACGACACGTCGCCGACCGTCGAGGGCCTGTCCATCGATGAGGCATTCATCGACGTCGGCGGTCTCGCCAAGATCGCCGGCAGCCCGGAGCGAATCGCTGCCTGGCTCAGAGCCGAAGTCAAAGACCGAGTCGGCCTCAACATCACGGTGGGAGTAGCTCGCACCAAGTTCCTCGCCAAAGTGGCGAGTGCCGTTGCCAAGCCAGACGGTTTGCTCGTGGTGCCTCCCGACATGGAGACCGAGTTTCTCTACCCGTTGCCGGTCCGAGCTCTGTGGGGGGTCGGCAAAGTGACATCCGAGAAACTCAACAACTGCGGGTTTATAACCGTCGGCGATGTCGCATTGGTCAGCCGGGACAACCTCACATCAATCCTGGGCAAGGCCGCCGGGCATCACCTGTACGCGCTGGCTCATCACCAGGACCCTCGTCCGGTGGAGACAGGCAAGCGCCGCGGATCGGTCGGCTCCCAGCAGGCGCTGGGACGGTCTCGCAAAACCCCACAAGAGATCGAGTCACTGTTGCTCGGGATTGTTGACCGGGTTATGCGTCGGCTTCGCTCAGGCCATCGGGTAGCCAGAACAGTCGTACTGCGTCTCCGCTACGACGATTTCACCAGGGCAACCCGGTCTCGCAGCCTGCGATGGGCTACCGGTGCCACCGAACCCATCGCCGCCATCGCCCTCGAACTCCTCCACGAGGCCGAACCGACCATCCGATCAAAAGGGCTGACGCTGATCGGCCTCTCGGTCGCCAACCTATCGGACGACAAAGTCGTTCAGCTGACGTTGCCACTAGCCGAGATCTGCCAAACCGGCCAACTCGACCACGCATTGGACGATCTACGAGAGCGATACGGCACAAAAGCGATCACCCGTGCCTCGCTTCTCGGGCGCCACACCGGTTTTGAAGTGCCGAAACTTCCCGACTGACTGCGATTCTCGATACGCCCCGCCCTGGCTAGCCTGGCTGCCATGACTCCGTTAGCGGCGATCTTTGAAGACCCTCTTAATGCACTGGCCGGTGTGGTAATTCTCGCCGTGGCCGCTGCATACATTGCCTCCCGACTCAACATTCCGTCGATCGTGGCTTTGCTCGCAACCGGAGTCATCGTGGGTCCCGGCCTGCTGCTCATCGATCCCGACGCAATGGCAGGCGATCTCTTGACGCCATTCGTGTCGCTGGCGGTGGGCCTCATCCTGTTCGAGGGCGGGCTAAGCCTTCGACTCCACGAAGCGAGGCGCAATCCACTGGTGCTCTGGCTACTCGTCACAGTCGGTGTGCTCATCACCTGGTTGATCGGAAGCGTCTCGGCCAGCTTGTTCCTCGGCGTGCCACGGTCTATAGCCGTCTTGCTCGGAGCCATTCTGATCGTATCCGGCCCGACTGTCATCGGCCCGATCCTCCATCACGTCCGCCCGACCCGCACGGTGACCTCCATCCTCAAATGGGAGAGCATCGTCATCGACCCCATCGGAGCGATGCTGGCGGCCCTCACGTTTGAGATCATCCTGTTGGGAGCCGAGCAGGCCCCGGGCCAGCTGGTTACCGGTGCGCTCCTGTTCATCGGCGCAGGACTTGGCGCGGGTCTTGTCGTCGCGCTTCCGACCGGCTTCGTGATCCAACGGCACCTGGTACCTGAGCGGCTCGTGCCATTGGTTGGCATGTCGGCGGCGCTGCTCGCTTTCGCCGTTGCCCATGCCTTTGCTCCCGAGTCGGGGCTACTTGCCACACCCGTTCTCGGATTTGTTCTCGCCAATAATTCGAAGGTCCGCACCGAGCCACTCATCGACTTCTCCGAGAAGCTTCAGCTGCTCCTTGTCGGAATCCTCTTTATCCTTTTGAGTGCCCGCCTCAGTCGCGATCAGCTTGGCTCGATCTCGTGGGGAGTAGGCGGCGTCATCGCCGTGCTGGTCCTCGTAGCCCGCCCGATCAGTGTGGCTGTCGCCACGTGGCGGTCCGGATTGACCAAGGCGGAACGCATCTTCTTGGCCTCTGTCGCCCCGCGGGGAATTGTGGCGGCTGCCGTGGCCTCAGTCTTCGCCCTGGAGCTCGAGCATGCCGGCGTAGCCGGCGCCGAACTGCTCACCCCGGTGACGTTCGCCGTCATCGTCGGGACCGTCATCGTTTATGGCTTCGGCGCCGGGCCTATCGCCCACCGTTTCGGGTTGGCAGAAAAATCGAGCCAGGGTGTTCTCATCCTTGGGGCAGGCCCTGTAGAAGAGGCGATCGGGCGCAGCCTGTTCGAGCTCGAGATCCCGGTTCTGTTCTCGTCAACCAACCACGGTGATGAGGCACGACTCAGACAGCAAGGCTTCCGGACCTACTACGGCAACCTGATCGGACACGAGCTTCCGTGGGATCTGGAAATGTCAGGCCTCGGTCGCCTCCTCGCACTGACACCAAATGACGAGGTGAACACGCTGGCCGCTCGGAGTTTCGCCCAACTTTTCGGTGCGGCGGAGACCTACCAGTTGACCGCCGCCAGACCAGGACCCGGCCTCGAAAGCGTGGCCGCCGACATCGGCGGGCGCTCACTGTTTGATTCGGCACTGACATATGGCGAGCTTCGTGACCGCCTCAGGCGCGGCGTGAAGATTCGCCAAACGAGCCTCACCGAGAAATTCACGGTTGCCGACCTCAAAGCCCAGCTCGGCACGGACGGGCGCATGCTCTTTGTGGCTCGGGGCAAAAATTTGCTGATAGCCACCGACGAGCAGCGGCCGCCTCTGATCGACAAGACCCGGCTGGGAGACACGGTCCTATGGATCCCTTCCGAGGCGGCCCCGGCCGCCGAGCCACCGTCTGGTGGGGAGGATTGAGGAACGGCGACCAAATCACCAGCACCCCCCGATGACCCACGGTTG
Coding sequences within it:
- a CDS encoding SDR family NAD(P)-dependent oxidoreductase, yielding MSWTATNIPDQTGKVAVVTGGNGGLGLETVRELARKGAHVVIAARNLDKAASAEADVKAGIPNASLEVRKLDLSSLASIEEFATGVIAAYPVIDLLFNNAGVMATPEWKTEDGFEMQFGTNHLGHFALTARLLPALLAAPEGRIVNTTSTARFGAGEYDLSNPHHEGVYDSWRAYGYSKLANLQFTLELNKRLAAAGANLKVYAADPGFSDTDLQSTSSTNTGGAGRSRFFEKTTPLLAQSAARGSLPQLRGGTDPTAPGGTLYRPKYLMRGVPVVGRVGEKLRKPADLAKLWEVSKADTGIEFDVAKMVAEAAA
- a CDS encoding ATP-binding cassette domain-containing protein, whose amino-acid sequence is MLELRDLTKRYNTVQALAGCTFTVQPGRMLGFVGPNGAGKTTTMRCVFGLVKPDSGSVSWKSQPIGMADLLTFGYMPEQRGLYPKMRIADQVSYFGELHGQSRSEARAATISWLERLGLGERLSDRLEQLSHGNQQRVQLATALVHNPSLLVLDEPFAGLDPLAADVMSDVLRERAAAGVAVVFSSHQLDLVEDLCEDVAVINAGKIVLTGELSELKRASGVRRLEVFAPGADDAWTDSLPGVISVERNHQGVVVLVEAGIDPATVFAAIDAPVESFSFSPPSLTDLYREAVQ
- a CDS encoding ABC transporter permease, translating into MSSWKSISLVWRREVTERARSKVFMVGTAATLLIVTAIFVIPPLINPGPDKVAIGHVGDGSEPIIATVQLLAATDDSVELAITAFDDLAAAEAAIEDATIEALLVDGEELVTLGQGSFSSNDGSRLLQEAAAANAVEQLVVDTGMTPKQVVDLLTGTTLEARTLSGVDVEDPTREIVAYAGLMLMYMAILMYGTWTLAGVTEEKTNRVVEILVSTMEPWQLLTGKVTGIGTLAIFQFGLTIIYGLVLSRVTGSVDLGEIPLDSAGMVVLWFVLGFAIYSVMFAGVGALVSRAEDASSASTPVTIAAVGSFMISIVTLNDPSGLTAKIATFIPFTAPYVVPVRYALDAIAWWEMVVAALLTIVTAYLMIRVAGRIYRGALLSYGARLKLRQAWSGANHQ
- a CDS encoding GyrI-like domain-containing protein, with the translated sequence MVQCALVPQEETPTIGIRSVVPMDQMQSFFGESYGRLFEEIGREHIKVTGLPFGRYRGMPTDKVDVEAGVPIAKPAEGHADVVAGELPAIEAVEAVHVGPYDTLEQTYHEMMDWMSNHSLVPSDEMWEFYLTDPAEEPDPAKWETKVVWPVAPVSV
- a CDS encoding glycosyltransferase family 39 protein; the encoded protein is MLDHSYKSDFSPPIGPWGWPLILAIPIRIVGLNIDQLFFVSLALYVLAMATWYWFALERVSRLTALFGLLAIGTSPIYIDWTELLHTELPFMVFVFATLIVIDRNRGRWSTSWTRGALAGVLAAAAFSTRREGLALVGVIGLALIADRAFADRDRRWVALTPYAAFGSAVLLLQLVLPSTLVPNYPANTVWNLFRYANVIAQRIGEIVGFDNSVIGWLVVSLGFVGWAMALRSDWRKHAPIAGYLLAVMVIGGSFFVPSGRYFSTAVPLLILGALMIPTRDHGSPSRLATLLVILVFAPVVYLNGVKAVHEGERANQFNGVIKEGPNRSDAVEMFAAVRTETADVAVIGFFKARSMTLYTDRRAVQIDEADPLNPDSEFDVLVVRSDEVDEEDRLAIDGDYLVEWSNETFEVLTHR
- a CDS encoding GNAT family N-acetyltransferase, producing the protein MIKHVLVVGDHIADRQIAQKAGSLAQIKGEVVPPIVAWTMSPPSQPGKAEQHHACTGASRPNLQRIHPSTLWRTCRSRCHSGGSVGAGQSDPALRAPARPNTFWNAAGHPLVWHRAGRHGVCGTVPQIHPTDSSPRLARRHTPSLDETERIQACGRRNANPRAGSDRIPPAHGGLVTLNNPDESAYISYIAVVPDHRGNGYANDLVRHGTKLALEAGWGLPIRAQTDLINVPMRTAFTSHGY
- the dinB gene encoding DNA polymerase IV, coding for MSRIGGATRTEATILHADLDAFYASVEQRDNPSLRGKPVLVGGGVILAASYEAKKFGVKTAMTERKAKELCPQAIVVRPRFDAYTEASRAVFDVFDDTSPTVEGLSIDEAFIDVGGLAKIAGSPERIAAWLRAEVKDRVGLNITVGVARTKFLAKVASAVAKPDGLLVVPPDMETEFLYPLPVRALWGVGKVTSEKLNNCGFITVGDVALVSRDNLTSILGKAAGHHLYALAHHQDPRPVETGKRRGSVGSQQALGRSRKTPQEIESLLLGIVDRVMRRLRSGHRVARTVVLRLRYDDFTRATRSRSLRWATGATEPIAAIALELLHEAEPTIRSKGLTLIGLSVANLSDDKVVQLTLPLAEICQTGQLDHALDDLRERYGTKAITRASLLGRHTGFEVPKLPD
- a CDS encoding sodium:proton antiporter, encoding MTPLAAIFEDPLNALAGVVILAVAAAYIASRLNIPSIVALLATGVIVGPGLLLIDPDAMAGDLLTPFVSLAVGLILFEGGLSLRLHEARRNPLVLWLLVTVGVLITWLIGSVSASLFLGVPRSIAVLLGAILIVSGPTVIGPILHHVRPTRTVTSILKWESIVIDPIGAMLAALTFEIILLGAEQAPGQLVTGALLFIGAGLGAGLVVALPTGFVIQRHLVPERLVPLVGMSAALLAFAVAHAFAPESGLLATPVLGFVLANNSKVRTEPLIDFSEKLQLLLVGILFILLSARLSRDQLGSISWGVGGVIAVLVLVARPISVAVATWRSGLTKAERIFLASVAPRGIVAAAVASVFALELEHAGVAGAELLTPVTFAVIVGTVIVYGFGAGPIAHRFGLAEKSSQGVLILGAGPVEEAIGRSLFELEIPVLFSSTNHGDEARLRQQGFRTYYGNLIGHELPWDLEMSGLGRLLALTPNDEVNTLAARSFAQLFGAAETYQLTAARPGPGLESVAADIGGRSLFDSALTYGELRDRLRRGVKIRQTSLTEKFTVADLKAQLGTDGRMLFVARGKNLLIATDEQRPPLIDKTRLGDTVLWIPSEAAPAAEPPSGGED